A genomic region of Thunnus maccoyii chromosome 13, fThuMac1.1, whole genome shotgun sequence contains the following coding sequences:
- the LOC121910564 gene encoding oligodendrocyte-myelin glycoprotein-like, translating into MRRGCCVRHNIIFQSPCLSFSRHELLKLPPNEALLELLLVLLLGLRVLAVCPSVCSCSRSHREVDCSWRGLRQLPNGLQHNLRSLNLSHNRFHNLDGQLTPYTHLRVLDLSHNRLSHLPTDLPRSLWQLYAASNRIQLLDKNDTVYQWNLRTLDLSNNKLERAIFINNTLINLCTLNLSYNHFWTLPTNMPAHLETIDLSHNLLVKALPGSLDRLPKLTHLYLHANRFSTVPFGVLDKMASLRLITLGDNPWACHLYDDITYLLSWTQRTPAHVLGCPCHTQPVCGGLRPGRTGGWHFASYNLPPLAASAQEMSSMPPEARVTGWWYMSVSALLSTTKETLSTQHHPFTTTPISISSLPLRTTGTHLTINHLSATDSPAAADHMLHTDSHLISGTVKASPSDSLHTTDTSAISDTSFITKTPIRAYMTLATDRFFTTESPSILTKKTTTLRTRSVRRQNQSLPSGISNSSPAYATCSSLNLGLLFLILQHVL; encoded by the exons ATGAGAAG GGGATGCTGTGTAAGACACAACATAATATTCCAGTCTCCCTGTCTTTCTTTTAGCAGGCATGAGCTGCTGAAGCTTCCCCCTAATGAGGCCCTGCTGGAACTCCTGCTTGTGTTGTTGCTGGGGTTGCGTGTCCTAGCCGTGTGCCCGTCCGTGTGCTCCTGCAGCCGCAGCCACAGGGAGGTGGACTGCTCCTGGAGGGGGCTGAGACAGTTGCCCAATGGCCTGCAGCACAACCTGCGCTCCCTTAACTTGTCCCACAATCGGTTCCACAACCTGGACGGCCAGCTCACCCCATACACCCACCTCCGCGTCCTTGATTTGTCTCATAACCGGCTGAGTCACCTGCCCACCGACTTGCCTCGTTCCCTCTGGCAGCTCTACGCCGCCTCCAATCGCATCCAGCTGCTGGACAAGAATGATACGGTCTACCAGTGGAATCTGCGAACGCTTGACCTCTCCAACAACAAGCTGGAGCGGGCTATCTTCATCAACAACACTCTGATCAATCTGTGCACACTCAACCTGAGCTACAATCACTTCTGGACTTTGCCCACCAACATGCCTGCACACCTGGAGACTATCGACCTGTCCCACAACTTGCTTGTGAAGGCACTGCCGGGATCCCTGGACCGGCTTCCCAAATTAACTCACCTCTACCTGCATGCTAACCGCTTTTCCACAGTGCCCTTCGGAGTGTTGGACAAGATGGCATCACTTAGACTCATCACTCTGGGTGACAACCCTTGGGCCTGTCACCTTTATGATGACATCACCTACTTACTCTCCTGGACTCAGCGTACCCCTGCACACGTCCTGGGTTGCCCCTGCCACACCCAGCCTGTCTGTGGAGGGTTGCGCCCTGGCAGGACTGGAGGCTGGCACTTTGCTTCCTACAACCTGCCCCCCCTAGCAGCAAGTGCGCAGGAAATGAGCTCCATGCCCCCGGAGGCTAGGGTAACCGGGTGGTGGTACatgtctgtttctgctctgctAAGCACCACCAAGGAGACCTTAAGCACACAGCACCACCCTTTCACAACCACACCCATCAGCATCTCCTCCCTGCCACTCAGAACCACAGGCACACACCTAACTATTAATCACCTTTCTGCTACTGATAGCCCAGCTGCTGCGGATCACATGCTCCACACTGATTCTCATTTAATCTCTGGCACAGTGAAAGCCTCTCCCAGTGACTCACTCCACACCACTGACACATCCGCAATTTCTGACACAAGCTTCATCACTAAAACACCTATCAGGGCTTACATGACGCTTGCCACGGACCGATTCTTTACAACAGAGAGCCCTTCCATCCTAACAAAGAAGACAACAACTCTTCGCACCAGGAGTGTGAGGAGGCAGAATCAGTCCCTTCCTAGTGGCATCAGCAACAGCAGCCCAGCCTACGCTACCTGCTCCTCTCTCAACCTGGGGCTTCTGTTTCTCATTCTGCAACATGTACTTTGA
- the LOC121910544 gene encoding serine-rich adhesin for platelets-like: MKVPNILHLLYCIEILGVLLCGVESDVTPTDPWSTPDESPNTTLTTHYETTQDNSTSPASLTSTASSTTETSKSTVAPNSQSAPKYSVSPPPGPNPTTNTHSSIFYKRECLEVLMVAGGLMIACVILLFSTLILTLKVCRLSRRIKVLSSNADLISNSEYWMGTAEKNKSKSETEAKETSMLMADVSQTQEEVGNSTTKEEEETVIEDGQTGEEDKKKSGGTANSEEVSASENKETLVIGDENPSSPKLQEEAADSQSAKAVAASSSEGTEEPKDVV; encoded by the coding sequence ATGAAAGTCCCCAACATCCTTCACCTGTTGTACTGCATAGAAATTCTGGGAGTGCTATTGTGTGGAGTTGAAAGTGATGTTACTCCTACCGACCCATGGAGCACTCCTGATGAATCCCCAAACACCACCTTAACGACTCATTACGAAACTACACAAGACAACTCAACATCCCCAGCTAGTCTCACCTCTACTGCCAGCAGCACAACTGAAACCAGCAAGTCAACTGTGGCCCCAAATAGTCAATCAGCCCCAAAATATAGCGTTTCACCTCCACCTGGCCCAAATCCCACCACCAACACACATTCCAGTATATTTTACAAGAGAGAATGTCTCGAAGTGTTAATGGTGGCTGGAGGACTGATGATAGCCTGTGTTATTCTGCTGTTTTCCACTTTGATATTGACGTTGAAGGTGTGCCGGTTGAGCAGACGCATCAAGGTGCTGAGCAGCAATGCTGACCTGATCAGCAACTCTGAATACTGGATGGGAACTGCcgagaaaaacaaaagcaagtcAGAGACAGAAGCCAAAGAGACCAGTATGTTGATGGCTGACGTCAGTCAAAcacaggaggaggtgggtaACAGTAccaccaaagaagaagaagagacggTAATCGAGGATGGACAAACGGGAGAAGAGGACAAGAAGAAGTCTGGAGGCACTGCCAACAGTGAGGAGGTGTCAGCAAGTGAGAATAAGGAGACACTTGTGATCGGAGATGAAAATCCCTCCTCCCCGAAGCTGCAAGAGGAGGCAGCAGATTCCCAGTCCGCCAAAGCTGTGGCAGCCTCCTCCTCTGAGGGCACAGAGGAACCAAAGGATGTGGTgtag
- the ksr1a gene encoding kinase suppressor of Ras 1 isoform X2 has translation MDSVSAKGGKMVESDEQPERDSGGGAAMAALHQCELIQNMIDISISSLQGLRTKCAASNDLTQQEIRTLEVKLMKYICKQLQCKQKVPETERPEALDSYPHLRDWLRTINLRPELIEAVEAKLSLDALLQMTGAQVRDTMRRLGSSSEECARLSAALSCLNSATESGGELREDGSPWLSEPTRRDSGSLLTADQLTNLGTPLRPHSPSPLARPSAVQSTPSTPCAAFPHPRSGSVSAVPTPEAQMSYIHSESPLTDPFPMSVARAARLHGHTSTPPITPPSKRRHRLKPPCTPPPPSRKVLHLLPNITLTRSKSHESQLGNRIEDPPTNKCIKKNKLFLNMQVNGNGCEDSPSRYPVMSARTPGVTPAATTAPYTLPGTPTLLEEHSTIKNNVAVHRNSPQAVRRDIGLAVTHRFSTKSWLSQTCQVCQKNMMFGVKCKHCRLKCHNKCTKEAPSCRISFLPIAKIRRTESVPSDINNPVDRPPEAPQFGTLPKAITKKDHPPVLNQLDSSSNPSSTTSSTPSSPAPFQQSNPPSATPPPNPSPKGHRDSRFNFPDVSSPATLHSDVLQDTVSEIEQSADDIHAELVEDEDEEEGEEEIEVEDEDPEAEEENEDNEEENEDEGEDEDDGEDMRMNMGSDGECDGDELDDLPSSRGNQWKGPISRKASQTSVYLQEWDIPFEQLDLGELIGKGRWGKVHKGRWHGEVAIRLLEIDGNNQDHLKLFKKEVMNYRQTRHENVVLFMGACMAPPHLAIITSFCKGRTLYSVVRDTKNTLDINKTRQIAQEIVKGMGYLHAKGIVHKDLKSKNVFHDTNKVVITDFGLFGISGVVQEGRRENKLKLPHGWICYLAPEIVRRMSPGNNEDRLPFSTSADVYAFGTIWYELQARDWPITNQPVEATIWQVGSGEGIKKVLAEISLGKEVTEILSACWSYDLRERPTFTQLADMLEKLPKLNRRLSHPGHFWKSAEL, from the exons ATGGATAGTGTGTCTGCTAAAGGTGGGAAGATGGTCGAGAGTGATGAGCAGCCGGAGAGGGATAGTGGCGGTGGCGCAGCGATGGCCGCACTACATCAATGCGAACTCATCCAGAATATGATTGATATCTCCATCTCCAGTTTACAGGGGCTACGGACCAAATGCGCCGCGTCTAACGACCTCACACAGCAAGAAATACGCACTTTAGAG GTGAAGCTGATGAAATACATCTGTAAACAGCTGCAGTGCAAGCAGAAAGTGCCAGAGACAGAAAGGCCTGAGGCCCTGGACAGCTACCCACACTTGCGAGACTGGCTACGCACCATCAACCTGCGACCAGAGCTCATTGAG GCAGTGGAAGCGAAGTTGTCCCTGGATGCCTTACTGCAGATGACAGGTGCTCAGGTTAGGGATACAATGCGAAGGCTAGGGTCCAGTTCAGAAGAATGTGCCAGGCTCAGTGCTGCCCTCTCCTGTCTGAATAGTGCCACTGAATCAG GAGGTGAACTTAGAGAAGATGGCAGTCCCTGGCTGTCTGAGCCCACCAGGAGGGACAGCGGCTCTCTACTGACTGCAGACCAGCTAACCAACCTGGGGACACCTCTCCGCCCTCACAGTCCCTCACCTCTAGCCCGCCCATCCGCCGTCCAGTCCACACCATCCACCCCCTGCGCTGCCTTCCCACATCCCCGCTCAGGCTCAGTGTCAGCGGTGCCCACACCTGAGGCGCAGATGTCATACATCCACAGCGAAAGCCCCCTTACAGATCCATTCCCCATGTCCGTAGCTCGTGCAGCTCGGCTCCACGGACACACTTCCACCCCACCTATAACTCCGCCCTCAAAGAGGCGTCACCGACTGAAGCCCCCCTGCACCCCTCCACCTCCGTCCCGCAAAGTGCTGCATCTACTTCCCAACATCACCCTGACACGCAGCAAAAGCCACGAGTCCCAGCTGGGCAACCGCATCGAAGACCCACCCACCAACAA ATGTATTAAAAAGAATAAGTTGTTCCTGAATATGCAAGTCAATGGGAATGGATGTGAGGACTCACCTTCTCGCTACCCTGTCATGTCTGCGCGCACCCCTGGAGTCACCCCGGCTGCCACCACAGCACCTTACACCCTTCCTGGCACGCCAACCCTCCTGGAAGAGCACAGCACCATTAAGA ATAACGTAGCAGTGCATCGCAACTCCCCACAAGCAGTGAGGAGGGACATAGGCCTAGCAGTCACACACAG GTTTTCAACCAAGTCCTGGTTGTCCCAGACATGTCAGGTGTGCCAGAAGAACATGATGTTTGGGGTGAAGTGCAAACACTGTCG GTTAAAGTGCCACAACAAATGCACGAAAGAAGCTCCATCCTGCAGAATCTCCTTTCTGCCAA TTGCCAAAATTCGAAGGACTGAGTCTGTTCCGTCTGATATAAACAACCCTGTGGACCGGCCGCCAGAAGCACCACAGTTTGGCACACTACCAAAGGCCATTaccaaaaag GATCATCCTCCAGTGCTGAACCAGCTGGACTCCAGCAGCAATCCGTCCTCCACCACCTCATCCACACCCTCCTCCCCAGCACCCTTCCAGCAGAGCAACCCACCCAGCGCCACTCCACCACCCAACCCCTCGCCCAAAGGCCATCGGGATAGCCGCTTTAACTTCCCAG ATGTCTCCAGTCCTGCTACTTTGCACTCGGATGTCCTCCAAGACACTGT CAGTGAAATAGAGCAATCAGCGGATGACATACATGCTGAGCTGgtagaagatgaagatgaagag gaaggggaggaggaaaTTGAGGTTGAAGATGAAGACCctgaagcagaggaggagaacgAGGACAATGAGGAGGAGAATGAGGACGAaggggaggatgaggatgacGGAGAGGATATGAGGATGAACATGGGCTCCGACGGTGAGTGTGACGGCGATGAGCTGGACGATCTGCCCAGCTCTCGGGGAAACCAGTGGAAGGGCCCCATCTCCCGCAAGGCGAGCCAGACCAGTGTCTACCTGCAGGAGTGGGACATCCCGTTTGAGCAGCTAGACCTCGGAGAACTCATAGGAAAG GGCCGCTGGGGCAAGGTGCACAAGGGTCGGTGGCATGGTGAAGTGGCCATCCGACTTCTTGAGATCGATGGGAACAACCAGGACCATCTGAAGCTCTTTAAAAAGGAGGTGATGAACTACAGACAGACCAGACATGAGAACGTGGTCCTCTTCATGGGGGCCTGCATGGCTCCACCACACCTAGCCATCATCACCAG TTTCTGTAAAGGGAGGACGCTGTATTCAGTTGTTAGAGACACTAAAAACACTTTGGATATTAATAAGACCAGACAAATCGCTCAGGAGATTGTAAAG GGAATGGGCTATCTGCACGCTAAAGGCATTGTTCACAAAGACTTGAAGTCAAAGAACGTTTTTCATGATACCAATAAAGTTGTGATCACAGACTTCGGGCTGTTTGGGATCTCTGGAGTTGTTCAGGAGGGGAG gcGTGAGAATAAACTAAAACTTCCACATGGCTGGATTTGTTATCTCGCACCAGAGATTGTGCGCAGGATGAGCCCAGGTAACAATGAGGACCGCCTTCCTTTCTCCACCTCGGCAGATGTGTACGCCTTTGG CACCATTTGGTATGAGCTCCAAGCTAGGGACTGGCCAATCACCAACCAGCCTGTGGAAGCTACCATCTGGCAGGTGGGGAGCGGAGAGGGCATAAAGAAGGTCCTGGCAGAGATCAGCCTGGGCAAGGAGGTCACT GAGATCCTCTCTGCCTGCTGGTCGTACGACCTGAGAGAGAGGCCGACGTTCACCCAGCTGGCTGACATGCTGGAGAAGCTGCCCAAACTCAACCGCAGGCTGTCCCACCCAGGACACTTCTGGAAGTCTGCAGA GTTGTAG
- the ksr1a gene encoding kinase suppressor of Ras 1 isoform X3: protein MKYICKQLQCKQKVPETERPEALDSYPHLRDWLRTINLRPELIEAVEAKLSLDALLQMTGAQVRDTMRRLGSSSEECARLSAALSCLNSATESGGELREDGSPWLSEPTRRDSGSLLTADQLTNLGTPLRPHSPSPLARPSAVQSTPSTPCAAFPHPRSGSVSAVPTPEAQMSYIHSESPLTDPFPMSVARAARLHGHTSTPPITPPSKRRHRLKPPCTPPPPSRKVLHLLPNITLTRSKSHESQLGNRIEDPPTNKCIKKNKLFLNMQVNGNGCEDSPSRYPVMSARTPGVTPAATTAPYTLPGTPTLLEEHSTIKNNVAVHRNSPQAVRRDIGLAVTHRFSTKSWLSQTCQVCQKNMMFGVKCKHCRLKCHNKCTKEAPSCRISFLPIAKIRRTESVPSDINNPVDRPPEAPQFGTLPKAITKKDHPPVLNQLDSSSNPSSTTSSTPSSPAPFQQSNPPSATPPPNPSPKGHRDSRFNFPAACYFQHRQQFIFPDVSSPATLHSDVLQDTVSEIEQSADDIHAELVEDEDEEEGEEEIEVEDEDPEAEEENEDNEEENEDEGEDEDDGEDMRMNMGSDGECDGDELDDLPSSRGNQWKGPISRKASQTSVYLQEWDIPFEQLDLGELIGKGRWGKVHKGRWHGEVAIRLLEIDGNNQDHLKLFKKEVMNYRQTRHENVVLFMGACMAPPHLAIITSFCKGRTLYSVVRDTKNTLDINKTRQIAQEIVKGMGYLHAKGIVHKDLKSKNVFHDTNKVVITDFGLFGISGVVQEGRRENKLKLPHGWICYLAPEIVRRMSPGNNEDRLPFSTSADVYAFGTIWYELQARDWPITNQPVEATIWQVGSGEGIKKVLAEISLGKEVTEILSACWSYDLRERPTFTQLADMLEKLPKLNRRLSHPGHFWKSAEL from the exons ATGAAATACATCTGTAAACAGCTGCAGTGCAAGCAGAAAGTGCCAGAGACAGAAAGGCCTGAGGCCCTGGACAGCTACCCACACTTGCGAGACTGGCTACGCACCATCAACCTGCGACCAGAGCTCATTGAG GCAGTGGAAGCGAAGTTGTCCCTGGATGCCTTACTGCAGATGACAGGTGCTCAGGTTAGGGATACAATGCGAAGGCTAGGGTCCAGTTCAGAAGAATGTGCCAGGCTCAGTGCTGCCCTCTCCTGTCTGAATAGTGCCACTGAATCAG GAGGTGAACTTAGAGAAGATGGCAGTCCCTGGCTGTCTGAGCCCACCAGGAGGGACAGCGGCTCTCTACTGACTGCAGACCAGCTAACCAACCTGGGGACACCTCTCCGCCCTCACAGTCCCTCACCTCTAGCCCGCCCATCCGCCGTCCAGTCCACACCATCCACCCCCTGCGCTGCCTTCCCACATCCCCGCTCAGGCTCAGTGTCAGCGGTGCCCACACCTGAGGCGCAGATGTCATACATCCACAGCGAAAGCCCCCTTACAGATCCATTCCCCATGTCCGTAGCTCGTGCAGCTCGGCTCCACGGACACACTTCCACCCCACCTATAACTCCGCCCTCAAAGAGGCGTCACCGACTGAAGCCCCCCTGCACCCCTCCACCTCCGTCCCGCAAAGTGCTGCATCTACTTCCCAACATCACCCTGACACGCAGCAAAAGCCACGAGTCCCAGCTGGGCAACCGCATCGAAGACCCACCCACCAACAA ATGTATTAAAAAGAATAAGTTGTTCCTGAATATGCAAGTCAATGGGAATGGATGTGAGGACTCACCTTCTCGCTACCCTGTCATGTCTGCGCGCACCCCTGGAGTCACCCCGGCTGCCACCACAGCACCTTACACCCTTCCTGGCACGCCAACCCTCCTGGAAGAGCACAGCACCATTAAGA ATAACGTAGCAGTGCATCGCAACTCCCCACAAGCAGTGAGGAGGGACATAGGCCTAGCAGTCACACACAG GTTTTCAACCAAGTCCTGGTTGTCCCAGACATGTCAGGTGTGCCAGAAGAACATGATGTTTGGGGTGAAGTGCAAACACTGTCG GTTAAAGTGCCACAACAAATGCACGAAAGAAGCTCCATCCTGCAGAATCTCCTTTCTGCCAA TTGCCAAAATTCGAAGGACTGAGTCTGTTCCGTCTGATATAAACAACCCTGTGGACCGGCCGCCAGAAGCACCACAGTTTGGCACACTACCAAAGGCCATTaccaaaaag GATCATCCTCCAGTGCTGAACCAGCTGGACTCCAGCAGCAATCCGTCCTCCACCACCTCATCCACACCCTCCTCCCCAGCACCCTTCCAGCAGAGCAACCCACCCAGCGCCACTCCACCACCCAACCCCTCGCCCAAAGGCCATCGGGATAGCCGCTTTAACTTCCCAG ccGCCTGTTACTTTCAGCATAGACAGCAGTTTATCTTCCCTG ATGTCTCCAGTCCTGCTACTTTGCACTCGGATGTCCTCCAAGACACTGT CAGTGAAATAGAGCAATCAGCGGATGACATACATGCTGAGCTGgtagaagatgaagatgaagag gaaggggaggaggaaaTTGAGGTTGAAGATGAAGACCctgaagcagaggaggagaacgAGGACAATGAGGAGGAGAATGAGGACGAaggggaggatgaggatgacGGAGAGGATATGAGGATGAACATGGGCTCCGACGGTGAGTGTGACGGCGATGAGCTGGACGATCTGCCCAGCTCTCGGGGAAACCAGTGGAAGGGCCCCATCTCCCGCAAGGCGAGCCAGACCAGTGTCTACCTGCAGGAGTGGGACATCCCGTTTGAGCAGCTAGACCTCGGAGAACTCATAGGAAAG GGCCGCTGGGGCAAGGTGCACAAGGGTCGGTGGCATGGTGAAGTGGCCATCCGACTTCTTGAGATCGATGGGAACAACCAGGACCATCTGAAGCTCTTTAAAAAGGAGGTGATGAACTACAGACAGACCAGACATGAGAACGTGGTCCTCTTCATGGGGGCCTGCATGGCTCCACCACACCTAGCCATCATCACCAG TTTCTGTAAAGGGAGGACGCTGTATTCAGTTGTTAGAGACACTAAAAACACTTTGGATATTAATAAGACCAGACAAATCGCTCAGGAGATTGTAAAG GGAATGGGCTATCTGCACGCTAAAGGCATTGTTCACAAAGACTTGAAGTCAAAGAACGTTTTTCATGATACCAATAAAGTTGTGATCACAGACTTCGGGCTGTTTGGGATCTCTGGAGTTGTTCAGGAGGGGAG gcGTGAGAATAAACTAAAACTTCCACATGGCTGGATTTGTTATCTCGCACCAGAGATTGTGCGCAGGATGAGCCCAGGTAACAATGAGGACCGCCTTCCTTTCTCCACCTCGGCAGATGTGTACGCCTTTGG CACCATTTGGTATGAGCTCCAAGCTAGGGACTGGCCAATCACCAACCAGCCTGTGGAAGCTACCATCTGGCAGGTGGGGAGCGGAGAGGGCATAAAGAAGGTCCTGGCAGAGATCAGCCTGGGCAAGGAGGTCACT GAGATCCTCTCTGCCTGCTGGTCGTACGACCTGAGAGAGAGGCCGACGTTCACCCAGCTGGCTGACATGCTGGAGAAGCTGCCCAAACTCAACCGCAGGCTGTCCCACCCAGGACACTTCTGGAAGTCTGCAGA GTTGTAG
- the ksr1a gene encoding kinase suppressor of Ras 1 isoform X1 — protein sequence MDSVSAKGGKMVESDEQPERDSGGGAAMAALHQCELIQNMIDISISSLQGLRTKCAASNDLTQQEIRTLEVKLMKYICKQLQCKQKVPETERPEALDSYPHLRDWLRTINLRPELIEAVEAKLSLDALLQMTGAQVRDTMRRLGSSSEECARLSAALSCLNSATESGGELREDGSPWLSEPTRRDSGSLLTADQLTNLGTPLRPHSPSPLARPSAVQSTPSTPCAAFPHPRSGSVSAVPTPEAQMSYIHSESPLTDPFPMSVARAARLHGHTSTPPITPPSKRRHRLKPPCTPPPPSRKVLHLLPNITLTRSKSHESQLGNRIEDPPTNKCIKKNKLFLNMQVNGNGCEDSPSRYPVMSARTPGVTPAATTAPYTLPGTPTLLEEHSTIKNNVAVHRNSPQAVRRDIGLAVTHRFSTKSWLSQTCQVCQKNMMFGVKCKHCRLKCHNKCTKEAPSCRISFLPIAKIRRTESVPSDINNPVDRPPEAPQFGTLPKAITKKDHPPVLNQLDSSSNPSSTTSSTPSSPAPFQQSNPPSATPPPNPSPKGHRDSRFNFPAACYFQHRQQFIFPDVSSPATLHSDVLQDTVSEIEQSADDIHAELVEDEDEEEGEEEIEVEDEDPEAEEENEDNEEENEDEGEDEDDGEDMRMNMGSDGECDGDELDDLPSSRGNQWKGPISRKASQTSVYLQEWDIPFEQLDLGELIGKGRWGKVHKGRWHGEVAIRLLEIDGNNQDHLKLFKKEVMNYRQTRHENVVLFMGACMAPPHLAIITSFCKGRTLYSVVRDTKNTLDINKTRQIAQEIVKGMGYLHAKGIVHKDLKSKNVFHDTNKVVITDFGLFGISGVVQEGRRENKLKLPHGWICYLAPEIVRRMSPGNNEDRLPFSTSADVYAFGTIWYELQARDWPITNQPVEATIWQVGSGEGIKKVLAEISLGKEVTEILSACWSYDLRERPTFTQLADMLEKLPKLNRRLSHPGHFWKSAEL from the exons ATGGATAGTGTGTCTGCTAAAGGTGGGAAGATGGTCGAGAGTGATGAGCAGCCGGAGAGGGATAGTGGCGGTGGCGCAGCGATGGCCGCACTACATCAATGCGAACTCATCCAGAATATGATTGATATCTCCATCTCCAGTTTACAGGGGCTACGGACCAAATGCGCCGCGTCTAACGACCTCACACAGCAAGAAATACGCACTTTAGAG GTGAAGCTGATGAAATACATCTGTAAACAGCTGCAGTGCAAGCAGAAAGTGCCAGAGACAGAAAGGCCTGAGGCCCTGGACAGCTACCCACACTTGCGAGACTGGCTACGCACCATCAACCTGCGACCAGAGCTCATTGAG GCAGTGGAAGCGAAGTTGTCCCTGGATGCCTTACTGCAGATGACAGGTGCTCAGGTTAGGGATACAATGCGAAGGCTAGGGTCCAGTTCAGAAGAATGTGCCAGGCTCAGTGCTGCCCTCTCCTGTCTGAATAGTGCCACTGAATCAG GAGGTGAACTTAGAGAAGATGGCAGTCCCTGGCTGTCTGAGCCCACCAGGAGGGACAGCGGCTCTCTACTGACTGCAGACCAGCTAACCAACCTGGGGACACCTCTCCGCCCTCACAGTCCCTCACCTCTAGCCCGCCCATCCGCCGTCCAGTCCACACCATCCACCCCCTGCGCTGCCTTCCCACATCCCCGCTCAGGCTCAGTGTCAGCGGTGCCCACACCTGAGGCGCAGATGTCATACATCCACAGCGAAAGCCCCCTTACAGATCCATTCCCCATGTCCGTAGCTCGTGCAGCTCGGCTCCACGGACACACTTCCACCCCACCTATAACTCCGCCCTCAAAGAGGCGTCACCGACTGAAGCCCCCCTGCACCCCTCCACCTCCGTCCCGCAAAGTGCTGCATCTACTTCCCAACATCACCCTGACACGCAGCAAAAGCCACGAGTCCCAGCTGGGCAACCGCATCGAAGACCCACCCACCAACAA ATGTATTAAAAAGAATAAGTTGTTCCTGAATATGCAAGTCAATGGGAATGGATGTGAGGACTCACCTTCTCGCTACCCTGTCATGTCTGCGCGCACCCCTGGAGTCACCCCGGCTGCCACCACAGCACCTTACACCCTTCCTGGCACGCCAACCCTCCTGGAAGAGCACAGCACCATTAAGA ATAACGTAGCAGTGCATCGCAACTCCCCACAAGCAGTGAGGAGGGACATAGGCCTAGCAGTCACACACAG GTTTTCAACCAAGTCCTGGTTGTCCCAGACATGTCAGGTGTGCCAGAAGAACATGATGTTTGGGGTGAAGTGCAAACACTGTCG GTTAAAGTGCCACAACAAATGCACGAAAGAAGCTCCATCCTGCAGAATCTCCTTTCTGCCAA TTGCCAAAATTCGAAGGACTGAGTCTGTTCCGTCTGATATAAACAACCCTGTGGACCGGCCGCCAGAAGCACCACAGTTTGGCACACTACCAAAGGCCATTaccaaaaag GATCATCCTCCAGTGCTGAACCAGCTGGACTCCAGCAGCAATCCGTCCTCCACCACCTCATCCACACCCTCCTCCCCAGCACCCTTCCAGCAGAGCAACCCACCCAGCGCCACTCCACCACCCAACCCCTCGCCCAAAGGCCATCGGGATAGCCGCTTTAACTTCCCAG ccGCCTGTTACTTTCAGCATAGACAGCAGTTTATCTTCCCTG ATGTCTCCAGTCCTGCTACTTTGCACTCGGATGTCCTCCAAGACACTGT CAGTGAAATAGAGCAATCAGCGGATGACATACATGCTGAGCTGgtagaagatgaagatgaagag gaaggggaggaggaaaTTGAGGTTGAAGATGAAGACCctgaagcagaggaggagaacgAGGACAATGAGGAGGAGAATGAGGACGAaggggaggatgaggatgacGGAGAGGATATGAGGATGAACATGGGCTCCGACGGTGAGTGTGACGGCGATGAGCTGGACGATCTGCCCAGCTCTCGGGGAAACCAGTGGAAGGGCCCCATCTCCCGCAAGGCGAGCCAGACCAGTGTCTACCTGCAGGAGTGGGACATCCCGTTTGAGCAGCTAGACCTCGGAGAACTCATAGGAAAG GGCCGCTGGGGCAAGGTGCACAAGGGTCGGTGGCATGGTGAAGTGGCCATCCGACTTCTTGAGATCGATGGGAACAACCAGGACCATCTGAAGCTCTTTAAAAAGGAGGTGATGAACTACAGACAGACCAGACATGAGAACGTGGTCCTCTTCATGGGGGCCTGCATGGCTCCACCACACCTAGCCATCATCACCAG TTTCTGTAAAGGGAGGACGCTGTATTCAGTTGTTAGAGACACTAAAAACACTTTGGATATTAATAAGACCAGACAAATCGCTCAGGAGATTGTAAAG GGAATGGGCTATCTGCACGCTAAAGGCATTGTTCACAAAGACTTGAAGTCAAAGAACGTTTTTCATGATACCAATAAAGTTGTGATCACAGACTTCGGGCTGTTTGGGATCTCTGGAGTTGTTCAGGAGGGGAG gcGTGAGAATAAACTAAAACTTCCACATGGCTGGATTTGTTATCTCGCACCAGAGATTGTGCGCAGGATGAGCCCAGGTAACAATGAGGACCGCCTTCCTTTCTCCACCTCGGCAGATGTGTACGCCTTTGG CACCATTTGGTATGAGCTCCAAGCTAGGGACTGGCCAATCACCAACCAGCCTGTGGAAGCTACCATCTGGCAGGTGGGGAGCGGAGAGGGCATAAAGAAGGTCCTGGCAGAGATCAGCCTGGGCAAGGAGGTCACT GAGATCCTCTCTGCCTGCTGGTCGTACGACCTGAGAGAGAGGCCGACGTTCACCCAGCTGGCTGACATGCTGGAGAAGCTGCCCAAACTCAACCGCAGGCTGTCCCACCCAGGACACTTCTGGAAGTCTGCAGA GTTGTAG